Proteins found in one Quercus robur chromosome 2, dhQueRobu3.1, whole genome shotgun sequence genomic segment:
- the LOC126715339 gene encoding uncharacterized protein LOC126715339 isoform X2, giving the protein MIPKPIRPLATVAAVITGGLITLNLASTATIKAIRFVSEAKRRKVALPCGVCRGKGFYICKLCNGNATIEWSPMYDPVVINPCLCPTCEGNRKSRFFMIWGSCQFTLEHIHRI; this is encoded by the exons ATGATACCAAAGCCAATTCGCCCGTTGGCCACCGTAGCCGCTGTCATCACCGGTGGATTAATAACTCTCAACCTCGCTTCCACCGCCACAATCAAAGCGATTCGTTTCGTCAGCGAAGCGAAACGG AGAAAGGTGGCGTTGCCTTGTGGGGTTTGCAGAGGAAAAGGGTTTTATATATGCAAACTGTGCAATGGAAATGCCACCATAGAGTGGTCGCCTATGTATGACCCTGTGGTTATCAATCCTTGCCTTTGCCCCACTTGCGAAGGAAACAG AAAAAGCAGGTTTTTTATGATCTGGGGGAGTTGTCAATTCACTCTAGAGCATATACACAGAATCTGA
- the LOC126715339 gene encoding protein BUNDLE SHEATH DEFECTIVE 2, chloroplastic isoform X3 — protein sequence MIPKPIRPLATVAAVITGGLITLNLASTATIKAIRFVSEAKRRKVALPCGVCRGKGFYICKLCNGNATIEWSPMYDPVVINPCLCPTCEGNRVQRCLNCLGKGYD from the exons ATGATACCAAAGCCAATTCGCCCGTTGGCCACCGTAGCCGCTGTCATCACCGGTGGATTAATAACTCTCAACCTCGCTTCCACCGCCACAATCAAAGCGATTCGTTTCGTCAGCGAAGCGAAACGG AGAAAGGTGGCGTTGCCTTGTGGGGTTTGCAGAGGAAAAGGGTTTTATATATGCAAACTGTGCAATGGAAATGCCACCATAGAGTGGTCGCCTATGTATGACCCTGTGGTTATCAATCCTTGCCTTTGCCCCACTTGCGAAGGAAACAG GGTACAACGTTGTCTTAATTGTCTAGGGAAGGGCTACGATTGA
- the LOC126704237 gene encoding uncharacterized protein LOC126704237, with protein sequence MEADENSDSERSDLREGLVAVPFSKELKARIRTPWSKSLIVKVYDRAIGFSFLYGRLLSLWKPVGKLDCVDLGQEFFLVRFSIKEDCKAVLRNDPWFIGENFLSIRPWEPNFKPAEANISSVAIWVRLNELPIEYYHVEALQLIGSALGKVLRLDTHTASESRGRFARLCIQVDVGRIGHRRENCPYVVRNDDSRARETGEKKDVPANQGDDMHVLDNAGSTSGMSLVDSEKAVMVDSEKDVYGPWIRVTRRRHGNKATKNLVPTNLSTHRTQGVDNVRPTDVVHREGKRKVVMEHSPFEAQMANVVRSISNRPNHTSQSVGQSHVESYNPVAKLSLSIRGKKGIARSRASLIGTNKEAVNHLVKGAATSVRSSFLNKQSANGNATFNFKADSLGQPSSSSPNGQPSCLCQEKYQPKVQAVMEARDSFDTVEERDGESSLLKANPGRTETFSREQVVCGNNVVVMERLGTGHGVAEQMDFEEGKGVGPTSL encoded by the exons ATGGAGGCAGATGAGAATTCAGATTCTGAGAGGTCTGATCTTCGAGAAGGCCTTGTTGCCGTTCCATTCTCGAAAGAGCTTAAAGCTCGTATTCGGACTCCTTGGAGCAAAAGTCTTATTGTTAAAGTTTACGATAGAGCTATTGGGTTTTCGTTCCTCTATGGCCGACTATTGTCTCTTTGGAAACCAGTGGGAAAGTTGGATTGCGTAGACCTTGGACAGGAGTTCTTTCTAGTCCGTTTTTCCATCAAAGAGGACTGCAAGGCGGTGCTTAGGAATGACCCATGGTTTATAGGTGAAAACTTTTTGTCCATTAGGCCATGGGAACCAAATTTTAAACCAGCCGAAGCAAATATCTCGTCGGTGGCTATTTGGGTTAGGTTGAATGAGCTACCCATTGAATATTACCACGTTGAAGCTCTTCAACTCATTGGAAGTGCGTTAGGCAAGGTGTTAAGACTAGATACTCATACAGCCAGTGAATCCAGGGGACGGTTTGCTCGTCTATGCATTCAAGTGGACGTTG GTAGGATTGGCCACCGACGTGAAAACTGCCCATATGTTGTTCGGAATGATGATTCACGGGCAAGGGAGACCGGGGAAAAGAAGGATGTGCCGGCGAACCAAGGAGATGATATGCATGTCCTTGACAACGCAGGCAGCACGTCGGGCATGTCTTTGGTGGACAGTGAAAAGGCCGTGATGGTGGACAGTGAAAAGGACGTGTATGGTCCGTGGATTAGGGTAACACGTAGAAGACATGGGAACAAGGCGACAAAGAATTTGGTCCCCACTAATTTGAGCACTCATAGGACGCAAGGGGTAGATAACGTTAGGCCTACTGATGTTGTTCATAGGGAAGGTAAGAGGAAAGTGGTAATGGAGCATAGCCCATTTGAGGCCCAAATGGCCAATGTGGTCCGGTCAATTTCAAATAGGCCGAATCACACAAGCCAAAGCGTAGGACAGTCCCATGTGGAGTCTTATAACCCAGTTGCCAAGTTAAGCCTGTCCATTAGGGGTAAGAAAGGTATTGCTAGGAGTAGGGCTTCTTTAATTGGGACGAATAAGGAGGCTGTGAATCATTTAGTCAAAGGAGCGGCTACATCTGTGAGGAGCTCCTTCTTGAATAAACAGAGTGCTAATGGGAATGCTACTTTCAATTTCAAAGCTGATTCTCTTGGGCAACCGTCAAGCTCTAGCCCAAATGGCCAACCAAGCTGTCTTTGTCAAGAGAAGTACCAGCCAAAAGTTCAAGCGGTCATGGAAGCTCGAGATTCTTTTGATACGGTGGAGGAAAGGGATGGTGAGTCTTCTCTTCTTAAAGCTAACCCAGGAAGGACAGAGACTTTTTCAAGAGAACAAGTTGTGTGTGGGAATAATGTGGTGGTCATGGAGAGGCTGGGTACAGGCCATGGTGTGGCTGAGCAAATGGATTTTGAAGAAGGCAAAGGAGTGGGTCCTACCTCCCTTTGA
- the LOC126704246 gene encoding uncharacterized protein LOC126704246 — translation MNIIVWNCRGPLKPNFQDYVHDLVRQHDLAIFVVTETQIGGDRARDIIDRLPFDGAIHIETIGQAGGLWLLWNSYRVEVSFLASWEQEIHSTVKVRSSNFSWLFSAVYASPRSAERCILWNNLSNVADLHNMPWVIAGDFNETLIGADKFGGRVVSINRALLFKDCLDKCNMVDLGFSGPRFTWTNGREVQDLIQERIDRFFVNPD, via the coding sequence ATGAATATAATTGTGTGGAATTGTAGGGGCCCCTTGAAGCCCAATTTTCAAGACTATGTTCATGATCTTGTTCGTCAACATGATCTAGCTATTTTTGTGGTTACAGAAACCCAAATTGGTGGAGATAGAGCCCGAGATATCATAGATAGGTTACCGTTTGATGGTGCAATTCATATTGAAACTATCGGTCAAGCTGGAGGTTTGTGGCTTTTATGGAATTCATATAGAGTTGAGGTGTCCTTTCTGGCTAGCTGGGAGCAAGAAATTCACTCCACCGTAAAGGTACGCTCATCTAACTTTAGCTGGTTGTTCTCTGCTGTGTATGCTAGCCCTAGAAGTGCTGAAAGATGTATTTTGTGGAATAATTTATCTAACGTAGCTGATCTTCATAATATGCCCTGGGTCATTGCGGGTGATTTTAATGAGACTCTTATTGGTGCGGATAAGTTTGGTGGTAGAGTGGTTAGCATAAATCGGGCTCTGTTATTTAAGGATTGTCTGGATAAATGCAACATGGTGGATTTAGGTTTTTCTGGCCCAAGGTTTACTTGGACGAATGGCAGGGAAGTTCAGGATCTCATTCAGGAAAGGATTGACAGATTTTTTGTGAATCCGGACTAG
- the LOC126704263 gene encoding G-type lectin S-receptor-like serine/threonine-protein kinase CES101: MPPSNESTPTKKCLKKITLEKEGSYEALDACEKRKKSFEYPKHFLFFLVSYFCFFVCLSHALDTLRPGENLYGTETLVSASGVFELGFFGSSESSNEYLGIWFTNDKNKKAIWVSNTDAPLLGSPGVLSIRYDGNLVISGRGPIPRIVNYGQLATSSNTSAKILDSGNLILIEGEKIIWQSFRYPTDTFLPGMKLGWFDIGTDHVMKTFLVSWLSPSVPGNGPFSLGLDLITLSTFNVWRRDDSYQQIGFWDGHTFRFFFQNPLDGYNFSFFSNSKEVYLTFNNKGSYLSWFVLASNGYINEFRMDGQDISVVNHSLCDDTQVNKSTDCLVMKPSKCEEGGNFSEIRGLMPNSMVMNWTIHTGLSDCELICSSNCSCTAYASLHDDGAGCELYYGDKSDLLNMIERGNNTVYVRDDAPESDLQRKRKLVLVIAPVVSLILIILMLFLCYLRWRKCDYLGANGRQCRVRDSVELLLLQLTNNENATNYIELGRKKDHELPLLSFSCMAAATDNFSAANKLGEGGFGPVYKLRGHEIAVKRLSKSSGQGLEEFKNEVKLISKLQHRNLVKVLGCCLEREEKILIYEYMANKSLDYFIFDPTRQMSLDWKKHVDIIEEITRGLLYLHRYSSLRIIHRDLKTSNILLDAYMNPKISDFGMARIFFENDDRAKTKRVVGTYGYMSPEYAVHGLFSTKSDVFSFGVILLEIVSGRKSTTFCQSDSSLNLLGYAWDLWKDGRCVELMDPTLTDSCPLNELMLCTQVGLLCVQEKAEDRPTMSDIVLMLSSGVTLPTPKQPAFSTLLNVDLPTGMQKASQNFVTFSSMEAR; the protein is encoded by the exons ATGCCCCCATCAAATGAATCGACACCCACCAAGAAATGTCTGAAAAAGATCACCCTTGAAAAGGAAGGATCCTATGAAGCTCTTGATGCATGTGAAAAACGCAAAAAGAGCTTTG AATATCCAaagcattttttgtttttcttggtaTCTTACTTCTGTTTCTTTGTCTGCTTATCTCATGCACTAGACACTCTTAGGCCTGGGGAGAACTTGTATGGCACTGAAACCTTAGTTTCTGCTAGTGGGGTGTTTGAGTTAGGTTTCTTTGGCTCTAGTGAGTCCAGCAATGAATATCTTGGAATTTGGTTCACGAATGACAAGAACAAGAAAGCTATTTGGGTTTCAAATACAGATGCTCCCCTCTTGGGTTCCCCGGGGGTTCTCAGCATAAGGTATGATGGCAACTTAGTGATCAGTGGTAGAGGGCCAATTCCCAGAATTGTGAATTATGGACAACTTGCAACAAGTAGCAACACAAGTGCAAAGATTCTTGATTCTGGAAATCTGATTCTTATAGAAGGAGAAAAGATTATATGGCAGAGTTTTCGGTATCCAACTGACACATTTCTACCAGGAATGAAATTGGGGTGGTTTGACATAGGCACAGATCATGTTATGAAAACATTTCTAGTTTCATGGTTAAGCCCATCTGTCCCAGGTAATGGTCCTTTTTCTCTAGGCCTGGATTTAATTACATTGTCCACATTCAATGTATGGCGCAGAGATGATTCTTATCAGCAGATTGGTTTCTGGGATGGTCATACATTCAGATTCTTTTTCCAGAATCCATTGGATGGTTACAATTTCAGCTTTTTCTCAAATAGCAAGGAGGTTTATCTTACTTTCAATAATAAGGGAAGTTACCTTTCATGGTTTGTTTTAGCTTCAAATGGGTATATTAATGAGTTCAGGATGGATGGGCAGGACATTTCAGTTGTGAATCATTCACTATGTGATGACACACAGGTGAACAAATCAACTGACTGTTTGGTAATGAAGCCATCAAAGTGTGAGGAGGGAGGTAATTTCTCAGAGATAAGAGGGTTGATGCCAAATTCAATGGTGATGAATTGGACCATTCATACGGGTCTGAGTGATTGTGAGCTAATTTGCAGCAGCAATTGTTCATGTACAGCTTATGCTTCTCTCCATGATGATGGAGCCGGTTGTGAACTTTATTACGGAGATAAAAGTGATCTTCTAAACATGATAGAGAGAGGAAACAACACTGTTTATGTGCGAGATGATGCTCCTGAATCTG ATCTTCAAAGGAAGAGGAAGCTGGTGTTGGTCATAGCTCCAGTTGTCTCCTTGATATTGATCATTTTGATGCTATTTCTGTGTTATTTACGATGGAGAAAGTGTGACTATTTAG GCGCAAATGGGAGACAATGCCGCGTAAGAGACAGTGTGGAGTTGCTACTATTGCAGTTAACTAATAATGAAAATGCTACAAATTATATTGAACTCGGCAGGAAGAAGGATCATGAATTGCCTCTCCTCAGCTTTTCTTGTATGGCAGCTGCCACTGACAATTTCTCAGCTGCCAATAAGCTAGGAGAAGGTGGTTTTGGGCCTGTTTATAAG TTACGAGGACATGAAATTGCAGTCAAAAGACTATCTAAAAGTTCTGGACAAGGATTAGAGGAATTCAAAAATGAGGTGAAATTGATTTCTAAGCTCCAACACAGGAATCTTGTTAAGGTTTTGGGTTGTTGCCTTGAACGAGAAGAAAAGATATTAATATATGAATACATGGCCAACAAAAGCTTGGattatttcatttttg ATCCAACAAGACAAATGTCACTAGATTGGAAAAAGCATGTTGACATCATTGAAGAGATCACTCGagggcttctctaccttcaCAGGTACTCAAGCTTAAGAATCATTCACCGAGATTTGAAAACTAGCAATATATTGTTGGATGCTTATATGAATCCCAAAATATCAGATTTTGGCAtggcaagaattttttttgagaatgatgatcgagcaaaaacaaaaagggtTGTTGGAACATA TGGTTATATGTCTCCTGAGTATGCAGTGCATGGCCTTTTCTCTACAAAATCTGATGTATTCAGCTTTGGAGTCATTCTGTTAGAGATTGTGAGTGGCAGGAAAAGCACAACTTTCTGTCAATCAGATAGCTCTTTGAACTTGCTAGGATAT GCTTGGGATCTATGGAAAGATGGGCGATGCGTAGAGTTGATGGATCCAACATTGACTGATTCATGTCCATTGAATGAGCTTATGCTATGCACTCAGGTGGGCCTCTTATGTGTTCAGGAAAAGGCAGAAGATAGGCCAACCATGTCAGATATTGTTTTGATGCTCAGCAGTGGAGTGACTTTGCCTACTCCAAAACAACCTGCCTTCTCTACCCTTCTAAATGTTGATTTACCAACAGGAATGCAAAAAGCTTCTCAAAATTTTGTAACATTTTCATCAATGGAGGCTAGATAA
- the LOC126715338 gene encoding G-type lectin S-receptor-like serine/threonine-protein kinase At1g67520 — protein sequence MAKSATYLLIISVFHCCFLLSLSQAKDTLKPGEDLREAKTLVSSNGVFELGFFSSSSSSSSNHYLGIWFKNDPNKKPVWVANRENPILDSSGVLSIRYDGNLVIVDRRQIPIIVNSGMLATTTNTSSTLLDSGNLRLEDGDNTVWQSFDYPSDTLLPGMRLGWFNLGTQHLRKQFLVSWQSLSVPATGSFALGLDSNNRTQVKVWHRNGVSRQTAFWDGQKLKFMIESLSEDYNFSYVSKPDEVYITFNTRENYTSSWFVMSSTGQIQEYKMLGQKILMVNRSICENTTISDATDCYIVRPSLCQDGDKFSEIKGSMPNSIVISDSAHLGPSDCEILCRGNCSCTAFASFRDDGTGCEFYYGDKRALLGIIGVGKSIIYVRGDILPKPGETGTALESGEQNSRRLRLLVIIPVVSLLVPIIVALICYIQWRKQGCRGGKGNEDSMRRSLERFLFQIGSNVAEFDEDKPEDRYNRKKDHELPLLSFSCMATATNNFSDENKLGEGGFGPVYKGVLLGHEIAVKRLSKRSGQGLEEFKNEVQLISKLQHRNLVRLLGCCIEKEEKILIYEYMANNSLDSFLFDPSKKILLDWKNRVFIIEGIAQGLLYLHKYSRFRIIHRDLKTSNILLDPHMNPKISDFGIARIFGEDEVRAKTNRVVGTYGYMSPEYVVHGHFSTKSDVFSFGVIILEIISGRKNVTFRHSDRSLNLLGYAWDLWKEGKGSELMDPTLSNSCSISQFMLCIQIGLLCVQAHPEDRPTVSDMISMLSNDITNLPAPKEPAFSTHTSYSNLPSPQYTLNDATFSGIEAR from the exons ATGGCCAAAAGTGCAACTTATTTGTTAATCATATCAGTTTTCCACTGTTGCTTTCTGTTATCTCTATCTCAAGCAAAAGACACCCTTAAACCAGGAGAGGACCTCAGAGAGGCTAAGACCTTAGTTTCTTCAAATGGGGTCTTTGAATTAGGCTTCTTCAGCTCCAGCAGCTCCTCCTCAAGCAACCACTACTTGGGAATTTGGTTCAAGAACGACCCAAACAAGAAGCCTGTCTGGGTTGCAAACCGTGAAAATCCCATTTTAGACTCTTCTGGAGTCCTCTCTATAAGATACGATGGAAATTTAGTGATTGTTGACAGAAGGCAGATTCCCATAATTGTCAACTCCGGAATGCTTGCCACAACTACAAACACAAGCTCAACACTTCTTGATTCTGGTAACCTTCGTCTTGAAGATGGAGATAACACTGTTTGGCAGAGTTTTGATTATCCATCTGACACATTGTTGCCCGGAATGAGACTTGGATGGTTCAACTTAGGCACACAACATTTGAGAAAACAGTTTCTTGTCTCATGGCAAAGTCTGTCTGTTCCCGCCACAGGCTCTTTTGCTCTTGGTCTTGATTCAAATAATAGAACACAAGTAAAGGTTTGGCATAGGAATGGGGTTTCGCGGCAAACTGCGTTTTGGGATGGCCAGAAGTTGAAATTTATGATTGAGAGTTTATCAGAGGACTACAATTTTAGCTATGTGTCAAAACCAGATGAGGTTTACATTACTTTTAATACTAGAGAGAATTATACTTCTTCATGGTTTGTGATGTCCTCAACTGGGCAAATTCAGGAGTACAAAATGTTGGGACAAAAGATTTTAATGGTGAATCGTTCAATTTGTGAAAATACTACAATAAGCGATGCCACTGATTGTTACATAGTGAGGCCGTCCTTGTGCCAAGATGGAGATAAATTCTCTGAAATCAAGGGGTCCATGCcaaattcaatagttataagtGATTCAGCTCATTTGGGTCCTAGTGACTGTGAGATATTGTGCAGGGGAAATTGTTCTTGTACTGCGTTTGCTTCTTTTCGTGACGATGGTACAGGATGTGAATTTTATTATGGCGACAAAAGAGCTCTTTTGGGAATCATTGGTGTAGGGAAGTCCATAATATATGTTCGTGGGgatattttaccaaaacctgGTGAGACAGGTACTGCTTTAGAATCTG GTGAACAGAACAGCAGGAGGCTGAGGTTGCTAGTCATAATTCCAGTTGTTTCTTTACTAGTACCTATTATAGTTGCCTTAATTTGTTACATACAATGGAGAAAGCAAGGTTGTAGAG GAGGGAAGGGGAACGAAGACAGCATGAGAAGAAGTCTGGAACGGTTCCTGTTTCAAATTGGCTCTAATGTAGCAGAATTTGACGAAGATAAACCTGAAGACAGATATAATCGAAAGAAGGATCATGAACTGCCACTACTCAGTTTTTCTTGCATGGCAACAGCTACAAATAACTTCTCTGATGAAAACAAGCTTGGTGAGGGTGGTTTTGGGCCTGTTTACAAG GGTGTGTTGCTAGGGCATGAAATTGCTGTGAAAAGACTTTCTAAAAGGTCAGGACAAGGATTGGAGGAGTTCAAAAATGAGGTTCAGTTGATCTCAAAGCTCCAACACAGGAATCTTGTTAGACTTTTGGGTTGTTgcattgaaaaagaagaaaagattttGATCTATGAGTACATGGCCAACAACAGCTTGGATTCCTTCCTTTTTG ATCCttcaaagaaaatattattggaTTGGAAGAATCGTGTTTTTATTATTGAAGGGATAGCTCAAGGGCTTCTTTATCTTCACAAGTACTCAAGATTTAGGATCATTCATCGTGATTTAAAGACCAGCAATATATTGTTGGATCCTCATATGAATCCCAAAATATCAGACTTTGGCATAGCAAGGATTTTTGGAGAGGATGAAGTTCGGGCAAAAACAAATAGGGTTGTCGGGACATA TGGTTATATGTCTCCTGAGTATGTTGTGCATGGTCATTTCTCTACAAAATCTGATGTGTTTAGTTTTGGAGTCATTATACTGGAGATCATTAGTGGCAGGAAAAATGTAACCTTTCGCCATTCAGATAGGTCTTTGAACCTACTAGGATAT GCTTGGGATTTGTGGAAAGAAGGAAAAGGCTCGGAGTTGATGGATCCAACATTATCTAACTCATGTTCGATAAGCCAATTTATGCTATGCATTCAGATTGGTCTCTTGTGTGTGCAAGCGCATCCAGAAGATAGACCTACCGTGTCAGAtatgatttctatgctaagcAATGATATTACAAATTTGCCTGCTCCCAAAGAACCAGCATTTTCCACTCATACAAGTTATTCAAATTTACCTAGTCCACAATATACTTTGAATGATGCTACATTTTCAGGCATAGAAGCTCGATGA